A single window of Nicotiana tomentosiformis chromosome 1, ASM39032v3, whole genome shotgun sequence DNA harbors:
- the LOC138909094 gene encoding uncharacterized protein, whose translation MVQDYPRLGMGAPPKTTQAPHIPQGSQTMVVFPVTALPAPPVRGGGQAGKGLLRGGGQSCFYVFSGRTEAAASDVVITGTVPVCHKDALVLFDPGSTYSYVSSYFVPYFDISRDSLSAHVYVSMPVGDAIIVDRVYRSCLVTIGGYETKVDLLLLSMVDFDVILGMNWLSPYPDILDCHTKTVTLAMPGLPQLEWRGILDYIPSRVVSFQKSHRMVEKGCEAYLAFVRDVSSDTPIVKSILVVRNFPDVFPSDLPSMPPNTDIDFVKNKYPLPRIDNLFDQLQGAQVFSKINLRSGYHQLKIQDLDIPKTAFMTWESFQKLKTALTTAPVLVLLSASGSYTVYCDALRIGIGCLLMLEGRVIAYASCQLKPHEKNYPIHHLELAAIVHALKIWRHYLYGASCELTYIPAGERPFALDAQALANWFVRLDVSEPSWVLAYVISLSSLYERIKARQYDDPYFLVLKETVQHGDAKEVSIGDDGVLRKQGRIYVPNVDGCMS comes from the exons ATGGTGCAGGACTATCCCAGACTTGGGATGGGTGCACCTCCAAAGACTACACAGGCTCCACACATTCCACAAGGTTCACAGACTATGGTTGTTTTTCCAGTTACCGCACTACCTGCACcgccagttagaggtggaggtcaggcaggtaaGGGTctccttagagggggaggccaatctTGTTTCTATGTTTTTTCGGGTAGGACGGAGGCTGCTGCTTCAgatgttgttatcacaggtactgttccggtctgtcataaggatgccttagttttatttgatccgggttccacgtactcatatgtgtcatcttactttgttccctattttgatatatctcgtgattcgtTGAGTGCTCATGTATATGTGTCTATgcctgtgggagatgctattattgtagaccgtgttTATCGGTCATGTTTGGTCACCATCGGCGGTTATGAGACCAAAGTTGATCTATtgctactcagtatggtagactttgacgtGATATTGGGCATGaattggttgtcgccctatcccGATATTTTGGATTGTCATACCAAaaccgtgacattggctatgccaggattgccgcagttggagtggaggggtatattggattatattcctagcagggttgtgtcctttCAGAAGTCAcatcgaatggttgagaaggggtgtgaggcATATCTAGCTTTCGTAAGGGATGTCAGTTCTGATACTCCTATCGTTAAGTCAATTTTGGTAGTGAGAAATTTCCCAGATGTGTTCCCATCAGACCTACCGAGCATGCCACCTAAtacggatattgattttg ttaagaacaagtacccactaccgcgtaTTGATAATCTGTTCGACCAGCTCCAGGGTGCTCAGGTATTCTCAAAGAttaatttgaggtcagggtaccatcagttgaagattcaggatttagatattccgaagactgctttcatgacttg ggagagctttcagaagctcaagactgccttgaccacagctccagttctggttttgctttcagcatcgggttcttatacagtgtattgtgatgctttgcgaattggcattggatgtttatTGATGctagagggtagagtgattgcttatgcttcatgtcagctgaagccccatgagaagaactaccccattCATCATctagagttagcagccattgtacatgcattgaaaatttggaggcactatctttatggcgcgtcttgtgag CTTACATATATTCCAGCGGGAGAGAGACCATTTGCATTAGATgctcaggctttggccaattggttcgtgaggttggatgtttcggagcctagctgGGTTCTTGCTTATGTGATTTCTctatcttctttgtatgagcgcatcaaggcgcgtcagtatgatgacccttattttcttgtccttaaggagacGGTgcaacatggtgatgccaaggaggtttctattggagatgatggggtgttgaggaagCAGGGCCGGATttatgtgcccaatgtggatggttgcatgagttga